From Planktothrix serta PCC 8927:
TGCCCCAACAGCCCGAAACAGATTTTCCATCGATTCCGGTTGATGGGGATCATCATAGGGGAGATGGGTTTGAGCGCGTAAGAGATAACAGCCATAAAATGCAGCACACTTCAAGCCTGATAGTGTGCGACTGACTCGGCGTTCGATTTCAGCTAAACCATAATCCACAACTAAGGCCCAGAGAAGGTGTTTAACTTCTGTTGTCCCTTGATAGGGTGAACATCCCTGTTGGCCGAGTAATCCATTCACTTTTTCAAGATAAGCCGGATCAGTTTCCTGAAATTCTTTTAAGCGTTCATCAACGTGACCAATAACCCCCTGACAGGTGCTGCAATGGGTCAGTAAGGGTAAATTTAATTCTTCTGCTAAAGCAATATTACGGGCATTGACGGTATCCTCTAACAGTCGAGAATCTTCTTTGAAGGTTCCCGAACCGCAGCAGGATGCTTTTTTAAGTTCAATTAGTTCAATGCCTAAAGTTTCGGTGAGGACTTGCGTGGACTGATACAGTTCTCGACAAGCTCCTTGGGCAACACAGCCCGGAAAATAGGCATATCTCAAGGATGGCATAGAAATTACCTTCTCCACTAACGACAGGGGGATTTGCGATCG
This genomic window contains:
- a CDS encoding CoB--CoM heterodisulfide reductase iron-sulfur subunit B family protein — translated: MPSLRYAYFPGCVAQGACRELYQSTQVLTETLGIELIELKKASCCGSGTFKEDSRLLEDTVNARNIALAEELNLPLLTHCSTCQGVIGHVDERLKEFQETDPAYLEKVNGLLGQQGCSPYQGTTEVKHLLWALVVDYGLAEIERRVSRTLSGLKCAAFYGCYLLRAQTHLPYDDPHQPESMENLFRAVGATPVYYRGRTQCCGWPLSSYATESSFQMAGKQIQEAIDNGADCLVTPCPLCHLNLDSRQPEVEKVIGRPLGLPVLHLPQLVALALGIDPKQLGLDHHVVSTKSVLDKIS